Proteins co-encoded in one Natronorubrum daqingense genomic window:
- a CDS encoding transcriptional regulator, with translation MSRSALVGNVTAMLEDAGFVVSDRCAIRPKSFDIAARRGDDLILVKILGNIDAFNEATGHEMRRLGTYLEATPLVIGLRSRDEDLKPDVTYFRHGVPVLSPDTAYNLFIEDVPPLIYAAPGGLYVNIDGDLLADEREDREWSLGQLASELGVSRRTVSKYEDGMNASVEVAMALQELFETPLTSPVDVLEGADDVHETETTPDDPDADPDDEQVVAVLTKAGYSVHPTLRSPFKAVSRDEDDGDNDVVLTGHSKFTKAAKKRARIMSSIGRVTHTRSVYVVERAKQESVDGTALVEREELAELGDVAELQKVIRERAEHEEAA, from the coding sequence ATGTCCCGCTCGGCACTGGTCGGCAACGTGACCGCGATGCTCGAGGACGCGGGGTTCGTGGTCAGTGACCGGTGTGCGATCCGGCCGAAGAGTTTCGATATCGCCGCCCGCCGCGGCGACGATCTGATCTTGGTCAAGATCCTCGGCAATATCGACGCGTTCAACGAGGCCACGGGCCACGAGATGCGTCGTCTCGGCACTTACCTCGAGGCGACGCCGCTGGTCATCGGCCTGCGCAGTCGCGACGAGGATCTCAAACCCGACGTGACGTACTTCCGTCACGGCGTCCCGGTCTTGAGCCCCGATACGGCGTACAACCTGTTCATCGAGGACGTGCCGCCGCTGATCTACGCCGCACCCGGCGGCCTCTACGTCAACATCGACGGCGACTTGCTCGCCGACGAGCGCGAAGACAGGGAGTGGAGTCTCGGGCAACTCGCCAGCGAACTCGGCGTCTCCCGTCGCACCGTCTCGAAGTACGAAGACGGCATGAACGCCTCCGTCGAGGTGGCGATGGCACTTCAGGAACTGTTCGAGACACCCCTGACGAGCCCGGTCGACGTTCTCGAAGGCGCAGACGACGTTCACGAGACGGAGACGACGCCGGACGATCCGGACGCCGACCCGGACGACGAACAGGTCGTCGCCGTCCTGACGAAAGCCGGCTACAGCGTCCACCCGACGCTTCGATCACCGTTTAAAGCCGTCAGTCGTGACGAAGACGACGGCGACAACGACGTCGTGCTCACCGGCCACTCGAAGTTCACGAAGGCAGCGAAGAAACGCGCTCGGATCATGAGTTCGATCGGTCGCGTCACCCACACGCGGTCGGTGTACGTCGTCGAACGAGCGAAACAGGAGTCCGTCGACGGCACCGCACTGGTCGAACGCGAGGAACTCGCGGAACTCGGCGACGTCGCCGAACTCCAGAAGGTCATCCGCGAGCGTGCCGAACACGAAGAAGCGGCCTGA
- a CDS encoding VOC family protein: MDGTVDHTMIRVSDLEESLEWYQTHLAYEEKDRFEGDGFTIVYLGPEEMHEDGALLELTHNEGEDIEIGDAWGHIAVRVPDGELEEHYEQLMDQGVEDYRDPESCDGRYAFIKDPDGHEIEIVKRDPDEGALWSLDHTMIRVEDADEALGFWTRKFEYDEVKRWESDTFANYFVEPSDAAPAAMSVELTYNYDGRSYTQENGWGHLCVRVDDLEEDWEQLQVREAPDYRDPESNDNMYAFTKDPDGHEIELLERDPEADSLFPF, encoded by the coding sequence ATGGACGGCACTGTCGACCACACGATGATCCGCGTCTCGGATCTCGAGGAATCGCTCGAGTGGTACCAGACCCACCTCGCCTACGAGGAGAAAGATCGCTTCGAGGGCGACGGCTTCACCATCGTCTACCTCGGACCAGAGGAGATGCACGAGGACGGCGCGTTGCTCGAACTCACGCACAACGAGGGCGAGGATATCGAGATCGGCGACGCGTGGGGCCACATCGCCGTTCGCGTTCCCGACGGCGAACTCGAGGAGCACTACGAGCAACTGATGGACCAGGGCGTCGAGGACTACCGCGATCCGGAGAGCTGTGACGGTCGCTACGCGTTCATCAAGGACCCGGACGGTCACGAGATCGAGATCGTCAAGCGCGACCCCGACGAGGGTGCGCTCTGGTCGCTCGACCACACCATGATTCGCGTCGAGGACGCCGACGAGGCGCTTGGCTTCTGGACGCGGAAGTTCGAGTACGACGAGGTCAAGCGCTGGGAGTCGGACACGTTCGCGAACTACTTCGTCGAACCGAGCGACGCCGCCCCGGCGGCGATGTCGGTCGAGTTGACCTACAACTACGACGGACGGAGTTACACCCAGGAAAACGGTTGGGGACACCTCTGCGTGCGCGTGGACGACCTCGAGGAGGACTGGGAGCAACTGCAGGTTCGGGAGGCCCCCGACTACCGAGACCCAGAGAGCAACGACAACATGTACGCGTTCACGAAAGATCCGGACGGCCACGAGATCGAACTGCTCGAGCGAGATCCGGAGGCCGACTCGCTGTTCCCGTTCTGA
- a CDS encoding Na+/H+ antiporter NhaC family protein has product MSDFGALSIVPPLLAIALAIVTRRPMLSLFLGIWSGAIIYTESLGLGQTFEWITTAIIYDEGFHVQILLFTILLGSGVALIWRLGGALAVRNWATSRLETQRNVGLTTWVLGMLMFFDDYANTAIVGSTMREISDQMRISREKLSYIVDSTAAPVATIGLSSWVAFQLSLIAGAYEDLGADGEAPTAFETFVWSIPYNTYALLAIMMVGIIVYTGRDFGEMLDAEHRAWQTGKVNREDAQPLQEVEKDLGQPIEKRPMLRTFFAPVVVLITVTLAGAFWTGYDEWVGEQAEEGAPTALDAAVAEDGTLQVLVDIVGAGDFAGALVWGSFAMVATAIAIGVAYDLFDLGDGVDTVLDGFRLMITAVTILVLAWTITEVAEVLETGEFVAGFVGEAIPLELLPIAVLFVAAFVAFTMGSSWATMGIVTPIAIQVTYELTGSFDMMPVIVGAVFSGAIFGDHTSPISDTSVLSSTFTGADLIDHVRTQLYYAGTVMLVVVGCYLLYGYLSVPPVVFVPLGALALVGLVYGLSEFDARRRGVEPKASSVDSRLENGDSSSRSDAGTDPEE; this is encoded by the coding sequence ATGTCTGACTTTGGAGCGCTTTCGATCGTCCCGCCGTTGCTCGCGATCGCGCTCGCGATCGTGACGCGGCGACCGATGCTCTCGTTATTTTTGGGCATCTGGTCGGGGGCGATCATTTACACGGAGAGTCTCGGACTCGGACAGACGTTCGAGTGGATCACCACCGCGATCATCTACGACGAAGGCTTTCACGTCCAGATCCTGTTGTTTACGATCTTGCTCGGCTCCGGCGTCGCGTTGATCTGGCGACTCGGCGGGGCTCTCGCGGTCAGGAACTGGGCGACGAGTCGCCTCGAGACCCAGCGAAACGTCGGGCTGACGACGTGGGTGCTCGGGATGCTCATGTTCTTCGACGACTACGCCAACACGGCAATCGTCGGCTCGACGATGCGCGAAATCTCGGATCAGATGCGCATCTCTCGCGAGAAACTCTCCTACATCGTCGACTCGACGGCCGCCCCCGTCGCGACGATCGGGCTCTCGAGTTGGGTCGCGTTCCAACTCTCGTTGATCGCGGGCGCGTACGAGGACCTCGGCGCGGACGGCGAGGCACCGACAGCGTTCGAGACGTTCGTCTGGTCGATTCCCTACAACACGTACGCGCTGCTCGCGATCATGATGGTCGGCATCATCGTCTACACGGGCCGGGACTTCGGCGAGATGCTCGACGCCGAACACCGGGCCTGGCAGACCGGGAAGGTCAACCGCGAGGACGCCCAGCCGCTCCAGGAAGTCGAGAAGGACCTGGGCCAGCCGATCGAGAAGCGACCGATGCTGCGGACGTTCTTCGCCCCCGTGGTCGTTCTCATCACCGTCACGTTGGCCGGCGCGTTTTGGACGGGGTACGACGAGTGGGTCGGGGAGCAGGCCGAAGAGGGTGCGCCGACGGCGCTCGACGCTGCCGTCGCCGAGGACGGAACGCTGCAGGTGCTCGTCGACATCGTCGGGGCCGGCGACTTCGCTGGGGCACTCGTCTGGGGCTCGTTCGCGATGGTCGCCACGGCAATCGCCATCGGCGTGGCCTACGACCTCTTCGATCTCGGCGACGGCGTCGATACCGTCCTCGACGGCTTCCGGTTGATGATCACCGCCGTGACGATCCTCGTCCTCGCGTGGACGATCACTGAGGTCGCCGAGGTCCTCGAGACGGGCGAGTTCGTCGCCGGTTTCGTCGGCGAGGCGATTCCGCTCGAGCTCTTGCCGATCGCCGTCTTGTTCGTCGCCGCCTTCGTCGCGTTCACCATGGGATCCTCGTGGGCGACGATGGGGATCGTGACGCCCATCGCGATTCAGGTGACCTACGAACTCACCGGCTCGTTCGACATGATGCCCGTCATCGTCGGCGCGGTGTTCTCCGGGGCGATCTTCGGCGATCACACCTCGCCGATCTCCGACACCTCGGTGCTGTCGTCGACGTTTACCGGGGCCGACCTGATCGACCACGTGCGCACGCAGTTGTACTATGCGGGAACGGTCATGCTCGTCGTCGTGGGCTGTTACCTGCTCTATGGCTACCTGAGCGTCCCGCCGGTCGTCTTCGTGCCGCTGGGCGCACTCGCGCTGGTCGGCCTCGTCTACGGCCTCTCGGAGTTCGACGCTCGTCGCCGAGGCGTCGAGCCGAAGGCGTCCTCGGTCGACTCTCGGCTCGAGAACGGCGACTCGAGTAGTCGATCGGACGCTGGGACGGACCCTGAGGAGTAA
- a CDS encoding PRC-barrel domain-containing protein, giving the protein MAEVLAKSLTTKSVVGVDGIEFGTVHNITLSPKSGTLHDLVVTPAEKIKSRSIDFETNGEGRLLIPIDRIKVVKDTIIVQ; this is encoded by the coding sequence ATGGCCGAAGTGCTCGCGAAATCGCTGACGACGAAATCAGTCGTCGGCGTCGACGGCATCGAGTTCGGAACCGTCCACAACATCACGCTGAGTCCGAAATCCGGCACGCTACACGACCTCGTCGTCACGCCAGCCGAGAAGATCAAATCGCGATCGATCGATTTCGAGACCAACGGCGAGGGACGGCTCTTGATTCCGATCGACCGGATCAAGGTCGTCAAAGACACGATCATCGTTCAGTAG
- a CDS encoding tRNA(Ile)(2)-agmatinylcytidine synthase, whose translation MTVVGLDDTDSRERGMCTTYVAAQIAERLACDPASDSSPSDPVSRVCLVRLNPAVPYKTRGNAALAIHADVDPDRAFAIARDRLESLAETADERTNPGLVVTGDEPETVPTDVSAFAKRAIREHLSIADATALIDSHDYRSWSAGNGRGRIGALAAIGSWQARSEWTYEYISYRDSSRWGDPRAIDHESVFDAAARGYPDVWDTVDRGEDETVCVPHTPGPILHGIRGDDPDAVQEVANRIEGEPVASSRLFVTNQGTDAHLRNGTIERASDGRAYRLDGRVASEPETRRGGHVFFTFESVPAGESRLECAAFEPTKRFRDRIRALRTGDRLTVCGEVADGTLKLEKFAVRDLVRTERTTPTCPACERTMKSAGRDQGYRCRDCGTSAEGKVERELDRDLEEEWYEVPPCARRHIAKPLVRGGFDAPTRCER comes from the coding sequence ATGACCGTCGTCGGCCTCGACGATACCGACTCGAGAGAGCGCGGCATGTGCACGACGTACGTCGCCGCCCAGATCGCGGAGCGGTTGGCTTGCGACCCGGCGAGCGACAGTTCCCCTTCAGATCCGGTCTCACGCGTCTGTCTCGTCAGACTCAACCCCGCCGTTCCGTACAAGACGAGGGGGAACGCCGCACTCGCCATCCACGCGGACGTCGACCCCGACCGCGCGTTCGCTATCGCACGAGACCGACTCGAGTCGCTCGCGGAGACGGCCGACGAGCGGACGAATCCCGGACTCGTGGTCACCGGAGACGAGCCCGAAACCGTCCCGACAGACGTGAGCGCGTTCGCCAAGCGAGCGATCCGCGAGCACCTCTCAATCGCCGACGCGACGGCCCTGATCGACAGTCACGACTATCGCTCGTGGTCGGCGGGGAACGGACGCGGACGAATCGGTGCGCTGGCCGCTATCGGAAGCTGGCAGGCACGCTCTGAGTGGACCTACGAGTACATCTCCTATCGCGACTCGAGTCGCTGGGGCGACCCGCGTGCGATCGACCACGAGAGCGTCTTCGACGCGGCGGCGCGGGGCTATCCCGACGTCTGGGACACGGTCGACCGCGGCGAGGACGAAACGGTGTGCGTCCCCCACACTCCCGGTCCGATCCTTCACGGGATTCGGGGCGACGATCCGGACGCCGTCCAGGAGGTTGCGAACCGAATCGAGGGCGAACCCGTCGCCTCGAGTCGCCTCTTCGTGACGAATCAGGGAACGGACGCTCACCTGCGGAACGGAACAATCGAGCGTGCGTCGGACGGCCGCGCCTACCGGCTCGACGGCCGGGTCGCGAGCGAGCCTGAAACCCGCCGCGGCGGCCACGTCTTTTTCACCTTCGAGAGCGTGCCGGCGGGCGAGTCACGCCTCGAGTGCGCCGCGTTCGAGCCGACGAAGCGCTTTCGCGACCGCATTCGCGCGCTTCGTACGGGTGATCGACTCACCGTCTGCGGCGAGGTCGCGGACGGGACACTCAAACTCGAGAAGTTCGCCGTCCGCGACCTCGTGCGGACGGAGCGAACCACGCCGACGTGTCCCGCCTGCGAGCGGACGATGAAAAGCGCCGGGCGGGATCAGGGCTATCGCTGTCGCGACTGTGGGACGAGTGCCGAGGGCAAAGTCGAACGGGAATTGGATCGTGATCTCGAAGAAGAATGGTACGAGGTGCCGCCGTGCGCGCGTCGCCACATCGCGAAGCCGCTGGTTCGCGGGGGGTTCGACGCGCCGACGCGGTGTGAGCGGTGA
- a CDS encoding glutaredoxin family protein: MADITMYELPGCPFCAKVRSKLDELELEYDVIEVPRSHEDRTEVERLSGQTGVPVITDEANGVEGMHESDDIVEYLEETYA, translated from the coding sequence ATGGCAGACATTACGATGTACGAACTCCCCGGTTGCCCGTTCTGTGCGAAAGTGCGAAGCAAACTCGACGAACTCGAACTCGAGTACGACGTCATCGAGGTTCCTCGGTCCCACGAAGACCGAACCGAAGTTGAGCGTCTGAGCGGTCAGACCGGCGTTCCAGTCATCACCGACGAGGCCAACGGCGTCGAGGGGATGCACGAGAGCGACGACATCGTCGAGTACTTAGAAGAGACGTACGCCTGA
- a CDS encoding NCS2 family permease, with translation MGASDTLADYFGFDEHETDYRTETLAGVTTFLAMAYIILVNPVILSDAIVIDGYSEEAVMQMIAVSTIISGIAAILVMSLYANRPFALASGMGLNAFFAFTVVLGLGVPWELALVAVFVEGIVFIALTAVGARKYIIQLFPEPVKYAVGAGIGVFLLFIGLEQMGIVVPGPEDGDIVELANLFTSPAATLGIVGLVVTFMLYARGITGGIVLGILATAVSGWLLTIAGLVTPDVLTPEGAYDDVTNDGLASVIGGTHYDITPLISGFFDGFGMVAEDPLVFLLVVFTFFFVDFFDTAGTLIGVSQVGGFLDEDGDLPEMEKPLMADAVGTTVGSMIGTSTVTTYIESSTGIEEGGRTGFTALVVGGLFAVSLLFVPLLELIPGYATYVALVVVGIIMLQGVVDIDWNHPAWAISGGLTITIMPLTMSIANGLAAGIISYPLIKAAMGERREVSLGQWALAISFIVYFVVYFAVEAGEVAF, from the coding sequence ATGGGGGCTTCCGATACACTCGCGGACTACTTCGGATTCGACGAACACGAGACTGACTATCGAACGGAAACGCTCGCCGGCGTGACGACGTTCCTGGCGATGGCGTACATTATTCTGGTCAACCCGGTGATCCTGAGCGACGCGATCGTCATTGACGGCTACTCGGAGGAGGCCGTGATGCAGATGATCGCCGTTTCCACCATTATATCGGGCATCGCGGCGATCCTCGTCATGTCGCTGTACGCCAATCGACCGTTCGCACTCGCCTCGGGAATGGGATTGAACGCCTTCTTCGCGTTCACCGTGGTTCTCGGTCTCGGCGTGCCGTGGGAACTCGCGCTCGTCGCGGTGTTCGTCGAGGGAATCGTCTTCATCGCGCTCACCGCGGTCGGGGCGCGAAAGTACATCATCCAGTTGTTCCCCGAACCCGTCAAATATGCCGTGGGGGCTGGTATCGGTGTCTTCTTACTCTTCATCGGACTGGAACAGATGGGAATCGTCGTTCCGGGGCCTGAAGACGGAGATATCGTCGAGTTAGCGAATCTCTTCACGAGTCCGGCTGCCACGCTCGGAATCGTCGGCCTCGTCGTCACGTTCATGCTCTACGCTCGGGGCATCACGGGCGGGATCGTACTCGGCATCCTGGCGACCGCAGTCAGCGGCTGGCTGTTGACCATCGCCGGCCTCGTCACCCCCGACGTGCTCACCCCCGAGGGGGCGTACGACGACGTGACGAACGACGGACTCGCGTCGGTCATCGGCGGCACGCACTACGACATCACGCCGCTGATCAGCGGCTTTTTCGACGGCTTCGGCATGGTCGCCGAGGATCCACTCGTCTTCTTACTCGTCGTCTTCACGTTCTTCTTCGTCGACTTCTTCGACACCGCGGGCACCCTGATCGGCGTCTCGCAGGTCGGGGGCTTCCTCGACGAAGACGGCGACCTCCCCGAAATGGAGAAACCGCTGATGGCCGACGCAGTCGGGACGACCGTCGGTTCGATGATCGGGACTTCGACCGTGACCACGTACATCGAGTCCTCGACCGGGATCGAAGAGGGCGGCCGAACCGGATTCACCGCGCTCGTCGTCGGTGGCCTCTTCGCCGTCTCCTTGCTCTTCGTTCCGTTGCTCGAGCTCATCCCCGGCTACGCGACGTACGTCGCGCTCGTCGTCGTGGGTATCATCATGCTCCAGGGCGTCGTCGACATCGACTGGAACCACCCCGCGTGGGCGATTTCGGGCGGGCTGACCATCACGATCATGCCGCTGACGATGTCGATCGCGAACGGCCTCGCCGCGGGGATCATCAGCTACCCGCTGATCAAAGCCGCGATGGGCGAACGCCGCGAGGTCTCGCTCGGTCAGTGGGCACTCGCCATCTCGTTCATCGTCTACTTCGTCGTCTACTTCGCCGTCGAAGCCGGCGAAGTCGCGTTCTAA
- a CDS encoding BGTF surface domain-containing protein: MTNETTYREKGRALFLAAIMVVSVVAMSAAFAGAAAAGNYGDESEVNDGTTILEDEDRLFQGETGLIVDDHDGNEFEDDDTVELEDEDGDWVRDLNVDEASEDLADEFSEIDPEDEYIEVDTDTLDGSSYNVTSSDADDLDVEFDISTHDLDAEFDDETVGDAGGSALTDLEIDSERSDITTAVSADGLDYEDLWNIFTEEEDLEDYEDRDIDIDEDVVYVDDDEDEIVLENRDDFAANFTDIDTGEYEFTANVTDTTAEDNATIEVEEGEEGEFAFTDVDEVETGDVANITLDAEDVDEGVVVVGDEDDNYEAAISLENVDTDELTLTYNTHLAGNGDDSGDGAWDIAEEDEDDAEIEWVEVDDSALDDNPLPANNWDLTVGDEPEYDRTDNLTLENDFDRDTLPVDEFSGFDDVSTSTAPVDAVDDLDDYEEYATESDEIAEEDQLFVTVEDLGANGAYDVLEGAVDVNITQEAGGAVGDDLEFSSEDELDLNAITDSDNYDGDLILEVEDLDDLENSSTSEDFDFDADHEVNISIEDSNYFDEDDDEDYDEEIDLSFDERTLEWDDIDELPADEDAEASGVANFAPHSEVDTEADSDEGGFVDRSDATVDENGEFTTTFDLADEEEGVEFDLFAYDAEGDADDAELEDLVLGEADDSDEEGISVDADYDANIDVDEETDIDAIVSNYEDDELELTLELDFDGEVADEEITVDGDDELTETLTTADGEDLGEGDHDFTITAENDDFSDEYDGTVTVAEEDDGDDSDDGVDDGEADDDGEADDDGDDDTPGFGVAVAVVALLGAAMLALRQQN; the protein is encoded by the coding sequence ATGACAAACGAAACCACATATCGCGAAAAGGGACGCGCACTGTTCCTTGCCGCGATTATGGTAGTTTCCGTTGTTGCCATGTCCGCAGCGTTTGCGGGGGCAGCGGCAGCAGGGAACTACGGCGACGAAAGCGAAGTAAATGATGGTACTACCATCTTGGAAGATGAAGATCGTCTTTTCCAAGGTGAAACTGGGCTCATCGTTGATGATCACGATGGCAATGAATTTGAAGATGATGATACCGTTGAGCTAGAGGATGAAGACGGTGATTGGGTCCGTGACCTTAATGTAGACGAGGCAAGCGAGGACCTTGCAGATGAGTTTAGTGAGATCGATCCTGAAGATGAATACATTGAGGTTGACACCGACACCCTCGATGGTAGTTCATACAACGTCACCAGCTCAGACGCTGATGACCTTGACGTGGAGTTCGACATCAGCACCCACGACCTTGATGCCGAATTCGATGACGAGACTGTTGGTGACGCTGGCGGTAGCGCACTGACTGACCTCGAAATTGACTCCGAGCGATCCGACATCACTACCGCAGTGAGTGCTGACGGCCTCGATTACGAGGATCTCTGGAACATCTTCACCGAAGAAGAAGATCTAGAGGACTACGAGGACAGAGACATTGACATTGACGAAGACGTTGTTTATGTCGATGACGACGAAGATGAGATTGTCCTCGAGAACCGTGATGACTTCGCAGCAAACTTCACTGACATCGATACCGGCGAGTACGAGTTCACGGCCAACGTGACTGACACGACTGCCGAGGACAACGCAACTATCGAAGTTGAAGAAGGTGAAGAAGGTGAATTTGCCTTCACCGACGTTGACGAAGTTGAGACTGGCGACGTTGCCAATATCACACTCGATGCAGAAGATGTTGATGAGGGTGTCGTAGTTGTTGGTGACGAAGATGACAACTACGAAGCCGCCATTTCACTGGAGAACGTTGACACTGATGAGCTAACCCTCACCTACAACACGCACCTTGCAGGAAACGGCGACGATAGTGGTGACGGTGCATGGGACATTGCAGAAGAAGATGAAGACGATGCTGAAATCGAGTGGGTAGAAGTTGACGACAGTGCTCTGGACGACAACCCACTCCCAGCAAACAACTGGGATCTAACGGTTGGTGACGAGCCCGAATACGATCGGACGGACAACCTCACCCTAGAGAACGACTTCGACCGGGACACGCTCCCTGTTGACGAGTTCAGTGGATTTGACGACGTCTCGACATCCACCGCACCAGTCGATGCTGTTGATGACCTCGACGACTACGAAGAGTACGCGACCGAAAGCGACGAGATCGCTGAGGAAGACCAGCTCTTCGTGACGGTTGAAGATCTCGGTGCAAACGGTGCATACGATGTGCTCGAAGGTGCCGTTGACGTAAACATCACCCAGGAAGCTGGTGGTGCAGTCGGTGACGATCTCGAGTTCAGTTCTGAAGACGAACTCGATCTGAACGCTATTACCGACAGCGACAACTACGATGGAGATCTGATCCTCGAAGTTGAAGACCTTGACGACCTTGAAAACAGCAGCACCAGTGAGGACTTTGACTTCGACGCAGATCACGAAGTTAACATCTCTATCGAAGACTCCAACTACTTCGATGAAGATGACGACGAAGACTACGACGAAGAAATCGACCTGAGCTTCGACGAGCGCACCCTCGAGTGGGACGACATCGATGAACTCCCAGCTGACGAGGACGCTGAAGCATCCGGTGTCGCAAACTTTGCACCACACTCGGAGGTTGACACTGAAGCTGACTCCGACGAAGGTGGCTTCGTTGACCGCAGCGACGCAACCGTTGACGAAAACGGTGAATTCACCACCACATTCGACCTCGCAGATGAGGAAGAGGGTGTTGAATTCGACCTGTTCGCCTACGACGCAGAAGGCGACGCAGACGACGCTGAACTCGAGGACCTCGTCCTCGGTGAAGCTGACGACTCTGACGAAGAAGGAATCTCCGTCGACGCTGACTACGACGCAAACATCGACGTTGACGAAGAGACCGACATCGACGCAATCGTCTCGAACTACGAAGACGATGAACTCGAGCTCACCCTCGAACTCGACTTCGACGGCGAAGTCGCTGACGAGGAAATCACCGTTGACGGTGACGACGAGCTGACCGAGACGCTCACCACCGCAGACGGTGAGGACCTCGGCGAAGGTGACCACGACTTCACGATCACCGCTGAGAACGACGACTTCAGCGATGAGTACGACGGCACCGTGACCGTCGCCGAAGAAGACGATGGTGACGACTCCGACGACGGCGTCGACGACGGCGAAGCTGACGACGACGGCGAAGCTGACGACGACGGCGACGACGACACGCCCGGCTTCGGCGTTGCCGTCGCTGTTGTCGCCCTGCTCGGAGCCGCCATGCTGGCACTCCGACAGCAGAACTAA
- a CDS encoding OBG GTPase family GTP-binding protein, with protein sequence MGLEEEIEDIEEEIANTPYNKSTEAHIGRLKSKLAEKKEKLQNQSSAGGGTGYDVEKTGDATVALVGFPSVGKSSLLNSLTNADSETGSYEFTTLDVNPGMCKHRGANMQLLDVPGLIQGAATGKGDGKQVLSVVRNADLILFVLSVFEIEQYERLQEELYNINIRVDQDPPRVTVRPKIKDGIKITSSADQDLDEETISDVLREHGYVNADVNLGEKVDIDRLIDGLMENREYIPSITCVNKVDLIEPDYKETVDEQLRERGLDPEEVTFISAEAERGLESLKDDLWDNLDLIRVYMDKPGRGVDYEEPLMLERGSTIEDAVDKLGGEMKERFRFARVSGPSATHDEQQVGDQHVLEDEDVLKLILRR encoded by the coding sequence ATGGGGCTCGAGGAGGAAATCGAGGACATCGAAGAGGAAATCGCCAATACGCCCTACAACAAGTCGACCGAGGCCCACATCGGCCGGCTGAAGTCGAAACTCGCGGAGAAAAAAGAGAAGCTGCAGAACCAGTCGTCCGCCGGTGGGGGCACCGGCTACGACGTCGAAAAGACGGGCGACGCGACCGTCGCGCTGGTCGGATTCCCGAGCGTCGGGAAGTCCTCGTTGTTGAACTCGCTGACCAACGCCGACAGCGAGACCGGCTCATACGAGTTCACGACCCTGGACGTCAACCCCGGGATGTGCAAACACCGCGGGGCGAACATGCAACTGCTCGACGTCCCCGGATTGATTCAGGGTGCGGCGACGGGCAAGGGTGACGGCAAACAGGTCCTCTCGGTCGTGCGAAACGCGGACCTCATCCTCTTCGTCCTCTCGGTGTTCGAGATCGAACAGTACGAGCGACTCCAGGAGGAACTGTACAACATCAACATCCGTGTCGATCAGGACCCGCCGCGGGTGACGGTCCGGCCGAAGATCAAAGACGGGATCAAGATCACCTCGAGCGCGGATCAGGATCTCGACGAGGAGACGATTTCGGACGTGTTGCGCGAACACGGCTACGTCAACGCCGACGTGAACCTCGGCGAGAAGGTCGACATCGACCGGTTGATCGACGGGCTGATGGAAAATCGCGAGTACATCCCCTCGATCACCTGCGTCAACAAGGTCGACCTGATCGAACCCGACTACAAGGAAACCGTCGACGAGCAACTCCGCGAGCGCGGGCTCGACCCGGAGGAGGTCACCTTCATCAGCGCCGAGGCGGAGCGAGGGCTCGAGTCGCTCAAGGATGACCTCTGGGATAACTTGGACCTCATCCGGGTCTACATGGACAAGCCGGGCCGTGGCGTCGACTACGAGGAACCGCTCATGTTAGAGCGCGGGTCGACCATCGAGGACGCCGTCGACAAACTCGGTGGCGAGATGAAAGAGCGATTCCGGTTCGCCCGCGTGTCGGGGCCGAGCGCGACCCACGACGAACAGCAAGTCGGCGACCAACACGTGCTCGAGGACGAAGACGTGTTGAAGCTCATTTTGCGGCGGTAG
- a CDS encoding VNG_1110C family protein: MSNAAQLRDSTQLVLTRSIVDALEPSLDEAFTVTIVPEGDDYYRVIGSPVEINDASDYLARRGIALE, translated from the coding sequence ATGTCGAACGCGGCGCAGCTGCGCGACAGCACGCAACTCGTGCTCACGCGATCGATCGTCGACGCCCTCGAGCCCTCGTTGGACGAGGCGTTTACCGTGACGATCGTTCCCGAGGGCGACGACTACTACCGAGTCATCGGCAGCCCGGTCGAAATCAACGACGCGAGCGACTACCTCGCCCGGCGCGGAATCGCCCTCGAGTAA